A stretch of Lactuca sativa cultivar Salinas chromosome 6, Lsat_Salinas_v11, whole genome shotgun sequence DNA encodes these proteins:
- the LOC111878077 gene encoding uncharacterized protein LOC111878077: protein MALNISHLCFADDLLVFSYGNGNSVRIIRDALDEFKKVSGLKIKMTIFNSKSKTLSFAGRLQLINSVLTSIHVYWASIFKIPIATINEIEKMCRSFLWANGEIVKGKAKVKWHDICKPKEYGGLGIKNLRRWNDALLAKHIWNVINNKNSLWVQWVRINYIGSRNFWDILQKRSMSWTWKRFLEIMKIFRPHVVSCVGNGRNTSLWHDWWHPISILCTIISRRDWVSNGLSDSSLVSDVLDFDTYSWPVEWVNKFPGLKEAPMFSIDSNMSDVAGWRDKKGICKKISCKQVWSDINNFGNKVPWHDIVWIGLEDGKWLVTYCVRSVKLCLILIIICSLIVIIASEFGGISAISCVAHIWRERNSRLFSSRSNSVEGVIASIENEIRLKLLGLRKRAKMRRQFKVGDLIAETWWGYF from the exons ATGGCCCTCAATATTTCCCATTTATGCTTTGCTGATGATCTGTTGGTTTTCTCTTATGGTAATGGGAATTCGGTCAGAATTATAAGGGATGCCCTTGATGAATTCAAAAAGGTTTCAGGGTTGAAG ATTAAGATGACAATTTTCAATTCGAAAAGTAAGACTTTATCGTTTGCTGGCAGGTTGCAACTCATTAACTCTGTTTTAACATCcattcatgtttattgggcttcaATCTTTAAAATTCCCattgctactattaatgagattgaAAAGATGTGCAGAAGTTTCTTATGGGCTAATGGTGAGATAGTTAAAGGGAAAGCTAAAGTCAAGTGGCATGATATTTGCAAGCCTAAGGAGTATGGTGGTCTGGGAATCAAGAATTTAAGGAGATGGAATGATGCTTTACTTGCTAAACATATTTGGAATGTgattaataataaaaattctCTGTGGGTGCAGTGGGTTAGAATCAATTATATAGGTAGCAGAAATTTTTGGGATATTTTGCAGAAAAGGAGTATGAGCTGGACATGGAAGAGGTTTTTGGAGATAATGAAAATTTTTAGGCCTCATGTTGTTTCGTGTGTGGGAAATGGGAGGAACACATCTctatggcatgattggtggcaccCAATTAGTATTCTATGTACTATTATATCTAGAAGAGATTGGGTTAGCAATGGGCTTAGTGATTCATCTTTGGTCAGTGATGTTCTTGATTTTGATACTTATTCCTGGCCGGTTGAATGGGTTAATAAATTCCCTGGATTGAAAGAAGCACCCATGTTTTCTATTGATTCTAATATGAGCGATGTTGCAGGTTGGAGGGATAAGAAGGGTATATGTAAAAAAATTTCATGTAAACAGGTGTGGAGTGATATAAATAACTTTGGAAACAAAGTTCCTTGGCATGATATTGTCTG GATCGGGTTAGAGGATGGGAAGTGGCTGGTAACTTACTGTGTCCGTTCTGTGAAATTGTGCCTGATTCTCATAATCATTTGTTCTTTAATTGTGATTATAGCATCAGAATTTGGAGGTATTTCTGCAATAAG CTGTGTTGCTCATATTTGGAGGGAGAGAAACTCTAGACTTTTTAGTTCTAGAAGTAATTCGGTTGAGGGGGTTATAGCTAGTATTGAAAATGAGATTCGGTTAAAACTGTTGGGTTTAAGGAAAAGGGCTAAAATG CGGAGGCAGTTTAAAGTGGGTGATCTTATCGCTGAAACTTGGTGGgggtatttttga